The following proteins are co-located in the Cherax quadricarinatus isolate ZL_2023a chromosome 26, ASM3850222v1, whole genome shotgun sequence genome:
- the LOC128706638 gene encoding uncharacterized protein, giving the protein MAKEAGILDSVFTGPVRICKVLILSAGRLEGKEHTGFKLLKRCHCDDSRKRKHRLPQERPVEDGISSSDIEEPMKKEPDLDNDETQSLPSCQSDDLVVDLSTLTAQSDDSVEVTAAAGDEQTSDLEAHPDGQSEKEGKTPDVRVKPADGVKTAEGVKADVDVPEKEIIFEREVINLTESEQEERSHSV; this is encoded by the exons ATGGCGAAGGAAGCAGGCATTCTCGATTCTG TTTTCACTGGACCAGTCAGAATTTGTAAAGTTTTGATTTTATCGGCTGGTAGATTGGAAGGGAAGGAACACACCGGCTTCAAACTCCTAAAGCGGTGTCATTGTGATGATAGCAGGAAACGCAAACATAGGCTTCCTCAGGAAAGG CCTGTGGAAGATGGGATCAGTTCATCTGATATAGAGGAGCCTATGAAGAAAGAACCAGATCTCGACAACGATGAAACGCAGAGCCTTCCCTCATGTCAGTCTGATGACCTCGTTGTGGACCTCTCTACGCTCACTGCTCAATCTGATGACTCTGTTGAGGTCACTGCCGCAGCAGGTGATGAACAAACTAGCGACCTTGAAGCGCACCCTGACGGTCAGTCGGAGAAGGAAGGGAAAACCCCCGACGTGAGAGTAAAGCCAGCTGATGGAGTAAAGACGGCAGAAGGGGTAAAGGCAGATGTTGATGTACCTGAAAAGGAAATCATTTTCGAGCGGGAGGTTATCAATCTTACAGAAAGTGAACAGGAGGAGCGCAGTCATTCAGTCTAA